A DNA window from Leishmania donovani BPK282A1 complete genome, chromosome 25 contains the following coding sequences:
- a CDS encoding RNA-binding protein, putative, UPB2 has product MAQHMAPQQQPPQQPPQQQMYNPEPEALRNLMVNYIPTTVDEVQLRQLFERFGPIEGVKIVCDRETRQSRGYGFVKYHSAASAQQAVNELNGFNILNKRLKVALAASGNQRQRNYNPQQNANPAANMGYYGGNFAAGYPQANPYAQQQMMAMQQQYMMQQPGQQPRQ; this is encoded by the coding sequence ATGGCGCAGCACATGGcccctcagcagcagccgccccagcagccgccgcagcagcagatgtaCAACCCTGAGCCGGAGGCATTGCGTAACCTGATGGTGAACTACATCCCCACAACTGTCGATGAggtgcagctccgccagctgtTCGAGCGCTTTGGCCCGATCGAGGGCGTCAAGATCGTGTGCGACCGCGAGACGCGCCAGAGCCGCGGCTACGGCTTCGTGAAGTACCActctgcggcgtcggcgcagcaggctGTGAACGAGCTGAACGGGTTCAACATCCTGAACAAGCGCCTGAAGGTCGCGCTTGCCGCGTCGGGCAaccagcgccagcgcaacTACAACCCGCAGCAGAACGCGAACCCTGCTGCGAACATGGGATACTACGGTGGCAACTTCGCTGCCGGCTACCCGCAGGCGAACCCgtacgcgcagcagcagatgatggcgatgcagcagcagtacatGATGCAGCAGCCGGGACAGCAGCCCCGCCAGTAA